The region TATGGCAACCTGCCCCTGCCCTGCTGGCTCACCAGGGTTTCGTTATACACGGCATCGCCTTCAAAAAACCAGTTAGGGATGGATAATTCATTTCCAAGCGCTTGCCCGCCCTGGCCAAATAAAACCCTTAATACATGTGAAAGCCCTACATTAAAGTTGTTATACTGCTGTACATGGCGGTATTCGTGTATGGCCAACTGAGCAGGCCAGTTAAGGCTGCCCAACTCAAAACTATTTTGTGAAGGCATTAAGTAAAACTCACTGCGGAATGGTGCCAGGCCTACATACGCGTTGGATGTTGTAGTCTGGTTTTGTAAAACTATGCTTACCTGCTTTTGCTTGTTGCCTAACGTTGGTTGCACAACCGGCGCAAAACTGCTGATGATATTGGCTACCAGCATAGCGGTGGAGTCCAGGCCCTTTGGGAAGATCACCTTTGCCTGCGGCGTGTTCACCTGCTTCCACTTTAGTGATGGCGGGTTACCACCAAACTGCTGCCCATAGCACAGTGTTGTTAAGAAAAGCAACAGGACAAATAGAAGGCGCTTCATTGGCCATGAAAGTAGCAAATTTGTTGTGAAGGCAGATCAACAGATAAACGGAATTTTCTAGCCATTACGTTTCACGTAAACAGACTTAGCAACTTTAGCAAACATTTTGGCTGTTGATGAGCTTAATATATTGACCTACTGGTATCAACATCTCTGGCTTATGAAACAGCTCACAAAATCAATAATCGCATTATTCGCAAGTACTTTGCTGCTTACGGCATCAAAGGTTAGTGCACAAGACCCCATTATGGCGCTCGATCCAACCTTAATGGCAGGATGGTCGGGCAATCTCGCTTATGGCAACAGTGCTGCTCATCGTTCCACTACAGCAAGTAAAACCAATTTTGCATATACCTCTACCCCGGCTTTACGGCAGCAGGTTGTGGCCAGTTTCAGCAAGCGTTTACAAGCCAGCAGTCCGCAAGGTGCTAAAGCCTTAAATACAGCTTTTGGCCCCGGTAAGGCCGACTACGGGCAGGTTTATCAACAAATGCTTAAGACATCTGCTTTGCATGACAACAACGCCGCCGACGCTCTTGCAGGACTCCTGCTAGCCGGATACGAAATAGTGAACCAGGTTCAGGACGATAAAATAACCCCCGCAATGGAACGGGGCACCAGGGCGCAGGTGGCCACACTAATAGCAAGCAATCCTAAGATGAGCAACGCGGCCCAACGGGCAAGGCTAAGCGAGGAGTTGAAACTGCAAACCGTGCTGCTTGCCCTTGGATGGCAGGAAACTTTAAAAGCAAACACCCAGGCAGCTTACCGGCAAAGTATCGCGTCAATGTTCCAGAATCAATATCATCTCGACTTAACTCAATTAAAGCTTACAACAAACGGCTTTGCAAAAAAGTAAGGCTGCATGAAACTACCTCGTAATTGATAGCCCGTAAATCCCATAATTCTGTAATTTCTGGGTAATACCACTTTAGCACCCATAAAACTAACTACATTTGCCGGTTGTAAAATAGTACTATGGCTAAGATCTCGATAAACCTGGCAACAGGTTCGCTGCAGAAAGAAGATATAATTGTGGGCATTGATTTAGGCACCACCAATTCGCTGGTGGCGTTTATTGATCCGGATAAACAGGTGAAGGTTATTAACGATACTGGCAAAGGTGTTTTAGTACCTTCTGTAGTTCACTTCGGTAGCTCAGGCGACATCACTGTTGGTAACGAAGCCAAAGAGTTTTTGGTAACCGATCCACAGAATACCATTTTTTCAGTAAAACGATTATTGGGCCGGTCGTACGCCGACGTTAAGGATTATCAGAGCTTTTTTTCGTACAAAGTTATTGATGATGACAGCGAAAGCCTTGTTAAGATAAAAGTTGGAGACAGGTTCTACACCCCTATTGAACTGTCGGGACTAATATTGAAAGAACTTAAAGAGCGCGCAGAGCACGCGCTTAAAACACCTGTTAACCGCGCTGTTATTACTGTACCTGCGTACTTTAACGATTCGCAACGGCAGGCTACGCGCGATGCGGGTAAACTGGCGGGACTGGATGTATTGCGTATTGTGAACGAGCCTACAGCAGCCAGCCTTGCTTATGGTATTGGGCTTGATCCGGAAGAGACCCGTACGGTAGCCGTTTACGATTTAGGCGGCGGTACTTTTGATGTTTCTATTTTACAGATACAGAACGGCATCTTTGAAGTACTTTCTACCAATGGCGACACTTTCCTTGGCGGTGATGATTTCGACCGCGCTATTGCCGATTACTGGATAGCACAAAACAACATTGACAAAAACGAGCTGGCCAACAACCGGGAACTTACTCAGCAATTGCGGTTAAAAGCAGAAGAAGCAAAAAAATCATTTACGCATCAGAGTATATTTAACGAGCAACTAGGCGATATATGGCTGACCATTGATCGCAACACTTTTGAGCAGCTGATATTACCGAAAGTGCAGCAGACAATTACCAGCTGCCAAAACGCGTTAAAGGATGCTAAACTTACCGTAGGCGATATTGATGAGGTAATTATGGTAGGCGGCAGTACCCGCACTGCACTGGTTAAAAAAATGGTTGCTGAGTTTTTTGGCAGACCTGTACATGATGATGTAAACCCCGACGAGGTGGTTGCATTGGGTGCTGCCATACAGGCCGATGTATTGGCCGGTAACCGCAGCGATATACTTTTGCTGGACGTTACACCGCTTTCACTCGGGATAGAAACGATGGGTGGATTGATGGACACTATTATCCCCCGCAACTCTAAGATACCGACAAAAGCCGGCAGGCAATACACCACCAGTAAAGATGGCCAGGTGAACATGAAAATTGCCGTTTATCAGGGCGAGCGCGACCTGATTAAAGAAAACCGTAAGCTGGCAGAATTTGAATTAAAAGGAATTCCGGCGATGCCTGCAGGTTTCCCTAAAGTGGATATTAACTTTATTTTGAATGCTGACGGCATATTAAAAGTGCAGGCTATAGAGCTGCGCTCTGGCGTTAAGCAGGAAGTAGAAGTACGGCCGGCTTATGGGATTAGCGACGATTTGGTTGAAAAAATGCTGATGGACAGCATTACCAACGCCCAGGATGATGTTGCGCAACGTATGCTGATAGAGGCGCGTACAGAGGGCGAACAGATGATATATACTGTTGAGCGGTTTATTGAAAAACATGGTACGCACCTGTCCGCTGAGGAGATGAGCCACACCCACGAACACCTTATTGCTTTGAAAGTTGCACTTGCTGCAGGCGAAAAGGACTTGATACACAGCAAAATTGACGAGGTGAACGAATACACCCGTCCTTTTGCCGAGCGGTTAATGGACGAGGCAATATCTGTAGCAATGAAGGGTAAGAGTGTAGAGGACGGGCCTGAGTAGTGGATTGCAGCTTTCGGGTCAGCAAAAAAGTGTCCCGATCTGCATGTCAACAGTGTCCCAAACTAATTTTAAGTAAGTCGGTTTATTGGTATTAACATGCTTATAATAAGCGACTTATTTATAGATACCTAAAGTTTTACAACTGTCCCGGGGTGTCCCGCTTAGGTAACTTTAAAACTTGGTTTACAGATAGTTAAGCAAAACAGGTGTCCCGGGTGTCCCACTTTAAAAGCGGGACACTTTACAATAACTGAGTTTAGAGAAAAGAATGAAACTAACCATACACGGGGCTGCCCGTCAGGTAACCGGTAGCATGCACTTGCTGCAGATTGGCCAATATAAAATACTGATAGATTGCGGGCTTGATTACGAGCGTGATCATAATATTCAGTTGAACGAGAACTTTGATTTCCGCCCTGAAGAAATAGATGTGGTGGTGCTTACGCACGCGCATATTGATCACTCCGGCAATCTGCCTACGCTGGTGCGCATGGGCTTCAACGGACAAATACTTTGTACACCACCCACTGCCGATCTTACAGAATTACTGCTGATGGATTCGGTAAGCATCTTTATGGAGAAGGCAAATAAAGGTAAGCACCAACGCCGTAAACACAAACACCACAGCGGCGGTCCACAACCGTTATACCTGCAAAAGCATGTGATGGATACCGTAGAGCGGTTTGTTACTATAGGTTATAATAAACCTTTTCGCATTAACGGCGATGTAGAGTTAACTTTTATTCCGGCCGGCCATTTACTTGGTGCTGCAGCAGCAGTGTTTAAAGTGACAGAGAATGGAGAAGAACGCTCAATAGCTTTCACAGGGGACATTGGCCGCAAGAACTATCCGGTACTGAACGACCCGGAACCTCTACCACCTGTTGACTACCTGGTGAGTGAATCTACCTACGGCGGGCGCATGCATACCAAAGGCAAGTCAGTTGAAGAGACACTTGTGGAAACGATTGACAAAGTATGCGTAAAAGAACAAGGCAGGCTTATTATACCTGCGTTCAGTATTGGCCGTACACAGTCGCTGGTATTTGCTTTAAATAAGATCTTCAGCAGTGGCAAACTACCACCGGTGAAGGTGTTTGTAGATAGCCCCATGGCAGGGATGGCTACGCAACTGTACCGTAAGCACCACAACTACGTTAACCCAGAAGCGCAAGAGTTCTACAAAAACCAGGGTGACGAGTTTGAATTTGACAACCTGACTTACGTAGAGACTTTAAAAGACAGCAGGCAAGTATCTAATTATTACGAGCCTTGCATTATCATATCTTCAGCAGGGATGCTGGAGGGCGGCCGTATACAGGATCACTTGTTTTATAATATCCAGAACTACTACTGCACTATCCTGTTCATAGGATACTGTGCAAAAGGCACATTAGGATATCGCTTACTAAGGGGGGATTCCATCGTTCACATAAAAGACCGTGACCTTTCCGTGTACGCCACCATAAAGCAAACCGATGTACTAAGCGCGCACGGTGATCATGAGGATTTACTGAACAACATTAAGTCACAGGATGCGAAATCTTTGAAGGGTGTCTTCCTGGTTCACGGAGAAGTTGGCAGCATGCAAGAGCTGGCTGATGAGTTAGAAGCAGATGGTTACAAAGTAACCATACCAGAAAAAGGCGTTACTTATGAATTAGTTTAAGTTAATTCAGCAATTAAGAATAAGCAAAAAGCCCGTTAATGTATCAACGGGCTTTTTGTCTGTATAAAGATGTTGCCTTATCCTTTAAAATGCTGAATGATCAGGCTGGCAAGCTCCACTCCTATGCGTTCTTGTGCCTCGTTTGTAGCAGCACCGATGTGGGGCGTAAGAGATATTTTTGGATGAGATAAGATATCATGGCGGGGTGTTGGCTCATTGTCGAACACGTCTAATGCTGCGAAAGAAACTTTACCGCTGTCTAAAGCAGCAATTAGTTCAGTTTCGTTTATTAGTCCGCCGCGTGAACAATTTACCAGTCCTACCCCTTTTTTCATGAGGTTGAATTCTTCGGCACCAATCAGAGGTTTATCTACAAAAGGCGTATGCAGAGATATAAAATCTGCATTGGAAATAATTTCCTCCTTTGAAGC is a window of Mucilaginibacter terrenus DNA encoding:
- the hscA gene encoding Fe-S protein assembly chaperone HscA, which gives rise to MAKISINLATGSLQKEDIIVGIDLGTTNSLVAFIDPDKQVKVINDTGKGVLVPSVVHFGSSGDITVGNEAKEFLVTDPQNTIFSVKRLLGRSYADVKDYQSFFSYKVIDDDSESLVKIKVGDRFYTPIELSGLILKELKERAEHALKTPVNRAVITVPAYFNDSQRQATRDAGKLAGLDVLRIVNEPTAASLAYGIGLDPEETRTVAVYDLGGGTFDVSILQIQNGIFEVLSTNGDTFLGGDDFDRAIADYWIAQNNIDKNELANNRELTQQLRLKAEEAKKSFTHQSIFNEQLGDIWLTIDRNTFEQLILPKVQQTITSCQNALKDAKLTVGDIDEVIMVGGSTRTALVKKMVAEFFGRPVHDDVNPDEVVALGAAIQADVLAGNRSDILLLDVTPLSLGIETMGGLMDTIIPRNSKIPTKAGRQYTTSKDGQVNMKIAVYQGERDLIKENRKLAEFELKGIPAMPAGFPKVDINFILNADGILKVQAIELRSGVKQEVEVRPAYGISDDLVEKMLMDSITNAQDDVAQRMLIEARTEGEQMIYTVERFIEKHGTHLSAEEMSHTHEHLIALKVALAAGEKDLIHSKIDEVNEYTRPFAERLMDEAISVAMKGKSVEDGPE
- a CDS encoding MBL fold metallo-hydrolase; translation: MKLTIHGAARQVTGSMHLLQIGQYKILIDCGLDYERDHNIQLNENFDFRPEEIDVVVLTHAHIDHSGNLPTLVRMGFNGQILCTPPTADLTELLLMDSVSIFMEKANKGKHQRRKHKHHSGGPQPLYLQKHVMDTVERFVTIGYNKPFRINGDVELTFIPAGHLLGAAAAVFKVTENGEERSIAFTGDIGRKNYPVLNDPEPLPPVDYLVSESTYGGRMHTKGKSVEETLVETIDKVCVKEQGRLIIPAFSIGRTQSLVFALNKIFSSGKLPPVKVFVDSPMAGMATQLYRKHHNYVNPEAQEFYKNQGDEFEFDNLTYVETLKDSRQVSNYYEPCIIISSAGMLEGGRIQDHLFYNIQNYYCTILFIGYCAKGTLGYRLLRGDSIVHIKDRDLSVYATIKQTDVLSAHGDHEDLLNNIKSQDAKSLKGVFLVHGEVGSMQELADELEADGYKVTIPEKGVTYELV